A region of Cellulophaga sp. RHA19 DNA encodes the following proteins:
- a CDS encoding S1C family serine protease, with protein MKKITSLLAVSVLAGTITLGAYKLFLEKQNYHIITEDSNASTFKTSNTPVSFRGAGINEVDFTSAAENTVNAVVHVKNVSINEEKNRVLHFFYGQSVSAEPQVGTGSGVIISEDGYIVTNNHVIDNATQLQVTLNNNKTYIAELVGTDPNTDIALLKIDAKRKLPYLAFGDSNNAKVGEWVLAVGNPFNLTSTVTAGIISAKARNLDTNNKTQSFIQTDAAVNPGNSGGALVNTNGDLIGVNTAITSRTGSYVGYSFAVPSNIAKKVVDDIIEYGNVLDGILGISTPKVNSRYAVENGLNEVDGVYIEDVTEDSGAFEAGLQSGDIIKKTDEVDIHKLADLNGYLSSKRPGDTIQIAIKRDDEEILKPVILKERQTIIIEGLGLEVKNLNDKDKKKFRTKNGVKIIGVPELYRMYNLEGKVLIAVGKKEIKNVYDAKNLFSAIGRYGYTSITMVNEKGERERLIFQ; from the coding sequence ATGAAAAAAATAACAAGTTTACTAGCCGTTTCTGTGCTTGCTGGCACAATTACATTAGGAGCCTATAAATTATTTTTGGAGAAGCAAAATTATCACATTATAACAGAAGATTCTAATGCGTCTACTTTTAAAACAAGTAATACTCCTGTTTCATTTAGAGGAGCAGGTATAAACGAAGTAGATTTTACATCTGCAGCAGAAAATACGGTTAACGCAGTAGTACACGTTAAAAATGTATCTATAAACGAGGAAAAAAATAGAGTATTGCACTTTTTTTACGGACAAAGTGTTTCTGCAGAGCCACAAGTTGGCACTGGTTCCGGGGTTATAATTTCTGAAGATGGCTACATTGTTACAAACAACCACGTTATAGACAATGCCACACAACTACAGGTTACTTTAAATAATAACAAAACATACATAGCAGAGTTAGTTGGCACAGACCCTAATACAGATATTGCTCTTTTAAAGATTGATGCAAAGAGAAAATTACCATATTTAGCTTTTGGTGATAGTAATAATGCTAAAGTTGGTGAGTGGGTTTTAGCTGTAGGCAACCCATTTAATTTAACTTCTACTGTTACCGCTGGTATTATAAGCGCTAAGGCTCGTAACTTAGATACCAACAACAAAACACAATCTTTTATACAGACTGATGCTGCTGTAAACCCTGGGAACAGTGGTGGTGCATTAGTAAATACTAATGGAGATTTAATAGGTGTTAACACAGCTATTACATCTAGAACTGGCTCTTATGTAGGCTATTCTTTTGCCGTACCAAGTAATATTGCTAAAAAGGTTGTAGATGATATTATTGAATATGGTAATGTTTTAGACGGAATTTTAGGTATTTCTACTCCTAAAGTTAACTCTAGATACGCTGTAGAAAACGGCTTAAATGAAGTTGATGGTGTTTATATTGAAGATGTAACCGAGGACTCTGGCGCTTTTGAGGCTGGTTTACAAAGTGGTGATATTATTAAAAAAACTGATGAAGTTGATATTCATAAATTAGCAGATCTAAATGGTTATTTATCATCTAAAAGACCTGGAGACACTATACAAATAGCTATTAAAAGAGATGATGAAGAGATTCTAAAACCAGTGATACTAAAAGAAAGACAAACTATAATTATTGAAGGTCTTGGCCTAGAAGTTAAAAACCTTAACGACAAGGATAAGAAAAAATTTAGAACTAAAAACGGAGTTAAAATTATAGGTGTGCCTGAGCTATACAGAATGTACAACCTAGAAGGTAAAGTACTAATAGCTGTAGGAAAAAAAGAAATTAAAAATGTTTACGACGCTAAAAACCTTTTTAGTGCTATTGGCAGATACGGTTACACAAGTATTACTATGGTAAACGAAAAAGGAGAAAGAGAACGTCTTATCTTTCAATAA
- a CDS encoding glyceraldehyde-3-phosphate dehydrogenase, translating into MSASKSYEKELAFQADRRKATTEFIKIVSNLWYDKSIEVVLFKNQIIDKNVSDIINLHEYAGEFVQKPISIFDSVEILRAINDIKLPPAKLDIGKLTYEYHADDNNYSNVKAFVLDKLKDADGAKTIKPKDVVLYGFGRIGRLVARELMAKTGKGNQLRLRAIVTRGTVNKDVLEKRASLLRTDSVHGHFTGTIDVDVENSALIINGTTVHIISAQKPEDIDYTKYGIISALIIDNTGAFRDKEALSRHLQSKGASRVLLTAPGKGIPNIVHGVNHLEHNPDTTKIFSAASCTTNAITPILKIVEDSLGVKKGHLETIHAYTNDQNLVDNMHSKYRRGRAAALNMVITETGAGKAVCLALPSLEGKLSSNAIRVPVPNGSLAILNLDVNNKTSKEGINTILKKYALEGDLVEQIKYSLNNELVSSDIVGTSAPSIYDSPATIVSKDGKNIILYIWYDNEYGYSHQVIRLAKYISKVRRFTYY; encoded by the coding sequence ATGAGTGCCAGTAAATCGTACGAGAAAGAATTAGCTTTTCAAGCAGACCGTAGAAAAGCAACTACAGAGTTCATAAAAATTGTGAGCAACCTGTGGTATGACAAGTCTATTGAGGTAGTTCTTTTCAAAAATCAGATTATTGATAAAAATGTAAGCGACATTATTAACCTACACGAGTATGCAGGTGAATTTGTACAAAAACCAATTTCAATTTTTGATTCTGTTGAAATCTTAAGAGCAATTAACGACATTAAATTACCACCTGCAAAATTAGACATAGGTAAATTAACTTATGAATACCACGCAGATGACAACAACTACAGCAATGTTAAAGCATTTGTTTTAGACAAATTAAAAGATGCTGATGGCGCTAAAACTATTAAACCAAAAGACGTTGTTCTTTACGGTTTTGGTAGAATTGGTAGGTTAGTTGCCAGAGAACTTATGGCTAAAACTGGTAAAGGAAACCAATTAAGACTTAGAGCAATTGTTACTAGAGGTACTGTAAACAAAGATGTATTAGAAAAAAGAGCTAGCCTTTTACGTACAGATTCTGTTCACGGTCACTTTACAGGCACTATAGATGTAGATGTAGAAAACAGTGCATTAATTATTAATGGCACAACAGTACATATTATATCTGCACAAAAACCAGAAGATATAGACTATACTAAATATGGTATAATTAGCGCCTTAATTATAGATAATACTGGTGCATTTAGAGATAAAGAAGCCTTAAGCAGACACTTACAATCTAAAGGAGCGTCTAGAGTTTTACTAACAGCTCCTGGTAAAGGAATACCAAATATAGTACACGGTGTTAACCACCTAGAGCACAATCCAGACACTACTAAAATATTTTCTGCTGCATCTTGCACAACAAATGCAATTACTCCAATTTTAAAAATTGTAGAAGATTCTTTAGGTGTTAAAAAAGGACATTTAGAAACTATACACGCCTATACTAACGACCAGAATTTAGTAGATAACATGCATAGCAAATACCGTCGTGGTAGAGCAGCTGCACTAAATATGGTAATAACAGAAACTGGTGCTGGTAAAGCAGTATGTTTAGCGCTACCTAGTTTAGAAGGCAAATTAAGTTCTAATGCAATTAGAGTTCCTGTACCAAACGGGTCTTTAGCTATATTAAACTTAGATGTTAATAATAAAACATCTAAAGAAGGTATTAATACAATTCTTAAAAAATACGCTTTAGAAGGTGACCTTGTAGAGCAAATTAAATACTCTTTAAATAATGAGTTAGTATCATCTGATATTGTTGGCACTTCTGCCCCATCAATTTATGACAGCCCTGCTACCATAGTTTCTAAAGATGGTAAAAACATTATTTTATATATCTGGTATGATAATGAATATGGATACTCTCATCAAGTAATAAGATTAGCTAAGTACATCTCTAAAGTAAGAAGATTTACTTACTATTAA
- the dapF gene encoding diaminopimelate epimerase: MQITFYKYQGTGNDFVMIDNRDLSFPKQDTKLINKLCDRRFGVGADGLILLENDDNLDFKMVYYNADGNESTMCGNGGRCLVAFANFLGVVKGEATFNAVDGLHNATINGDVVSLQMINVETIKEKESYLFLDTGSPHHVQLVPNVTDFDVFAEGKKIRYGLYGAAGSNVNFVTKNDKGYEVRTYERGVEDETLSCGTGVTAVALAMHKSGDTNATTIPIKAMGGNLEISFTVEEEGYKNIFLTGPAKQVFKGEIVC; the protein is encoded by the coding sequence ATGCAAATTACATTTTATAAATATCAGGGAACAGGAAACGATTTTGTTATGATAGATAACAGAGATCTTAGTTTTCCTAAGCAAGATACCAAGTTAATTAATAAACTTTGCGACCGCAGATTTGGAGTAGGAGCAGATGGCTTAATATTATTAGAGAATGATGATAATTTAGATTTTAAAATGGTGTACTACAACGCAGATGGTAACGAGAGTACTATGTGCGGTAATGGCGGAAGATGTCTTGTTGCTTTTGCTAATTTTTTAGGAGTAGTAAAAGGTGAGGCTACATTTAATGCTGTAGATGGCTTGCATAATGCTACTATTAATGGTGATGTTGTAAGCTTACAAATGATAAATGTTGAAACAATTAAGGAAAAAGAATCGTATTTGTTTTTAGACACAGGTTCTCCACACCACGTGCAATTGGTGCCTAATGTTACAGATTTTGATGTTTTTGCTGAAGGAAAAAAAATAAGATACGGACTTTATGGAGCTGCTGGTAGTAATGTAAATTTTGTAACTAAAAATGATAAAGGTTATGAGGTTAGAACTTATGAAAGAGGTGTTGAAGATGAAACTTTGTCTTGTGGCACTGGTGTTACAGCTGTTGCTTTGGCAATGCATAAATCTGGAGATACAAATGCAACTACAATACCAATAAAAGCTATGGGAGGTAATTTAGAAATTAGCTTTACGGTAGAAGAAGAAGGTTATAAAAATATTTTTTTAACAGGACCAGCAAAACAAGTTTTTAAAGGTGAAATAGTATGTTAA
- a CDS encoding tRNA (guanine-N1)-methyltransferase, whose protein sequence is MKGLKLLPIFIALLVWNVQFAQEENESEDEETTFSLESGPIESQFEYVAKKSGNYRALGVKYEVVKVTNLAKLKKNVLDSLSAYGKTETSLKSTIKENETTISDLNQKLDATTKNLSAITEEKDSMSFLGMQVSKVTYNLILWSIIGGLLTLLLLFIYRFRKSNVLTQEAKTNLAELETEFEDHRRRALEREQKISRQLMDELNKQKK, encoded by the coding sequence ATGAAAGGCTTAAAGCTATTACCAATATTTATTGCTTTACTAGTATGGAACGTACAGTTTGCTCAAGAAGAAAACGAATCAGAAGATGAAGAAACTACTTTTTCTTTAGAAAGTGGTCCTATTGAATCGCAATTTGAATACGTTGCCAAAAAATCTGGTAACTATAGAGCTCTTGGTGTTAAATATGAAGTTGTAAAAGTTACAAATTTAGCTAAGCTAAAGAAGAATGTATTAGATTCTTTGTCTGCTTACGGTAAAACTGAAACATCTTTAAAAAGCACTATTAAAGAAAACGAAACTACCATTAGTGATCTAAATCAAAAATTAGACGCTACAACCAAAAACCTTTCTGCAATTACAGAGGAAAAAGACAGTATGTCTTTTTTAGGTATGCAAGTATCTAAAGTAACATACAACCTTATATTGTGGTCTATTATTGGTGGTTTACTTACGTTATTATTATTATTTATCTACAGATTTAGAAAAAGTAATGTATTAACGCAAGAAGCTAAAACAAACTTAGCAGAATTAGAGACTGAGTTTGAAGACCACCGAAGAAGAGCTTTAGAGCGAGAACAAAAAATAAGCAGACAGCTTATGGACGAACTCAACAAGCAAAAAAAATAA